AGCGCAATTGCAGACGCCCGATATAATTCCAATCATCCATCTATATGACAGCTTAACCATTCCTTATCCTTTCAGTAATGAAAAGTATGGTCATGCGCAATTTAACTGGGGCGGTGGCATGGAACATCAAACCATGAGTTTTATGGTAAACTTTAGTCAGGATCTGATGGCCCATGAATGTGCACATCAGTGGTTTGGTGATTTAGTTACATGTGCTAGCTGGGAGGATATTTGGCTAAACGAAGGTTTTGCAACTTATTTTGAAGGATTAACAAAAGAGCGTTATTATCCATCGTTGTGGTATAATTGGAAAAGACAAAAAATAAATAATATCACCTCGCAACCTGATGGCTCTGTGTTTTGTACAGACACCAATGATGTTAGCAGGATATTTAATGGACGCCTAACATATAATAAAGGTTCGTATTTGTTGCACATGCTGCGTTGGCAACTTGGCGATTCTATATTTTTTAATGCATTAACCGATTATCTTAACGACCCATTATTAAAATATGGTTTTGCAAAAACTCCTGACTTAATAGGCCACTTACAAAATACAAGCGGACAAAATCTGAGTACTTTTTTTAACCAATGGTATTACAATCAAGGTTACCCTTCCTATCATATTACATGGAATCAGAACAACCCTGCAGTGTGGCTAAAAATTGATCAGACTACATCACACCCTTCTGTCTCATTTTTTGAAATGCCTGTACCTGTTCGGTTTTATGGTAATGGCATTGACACTTTGTTGGTATTTAATCATACTTTTTCAGGACAACAATTTACTGCGGCAATCCCATGGCAGGTAGATTCGGTTGTGTTTGATCCTGATTTGTGGATTTTATCAGCCAACAATCTTGTTACAACAGGCATTGAAGCAAAAGATGAAGGTAACGAAAAGCTACAAATTTTCCCTAATCCGGCACGTGATTTTGTAAATGTATTATGTAAAGTAAATTGTAAATACACCATTACAGATGCAAGGGGTAAAATAATTTCAAAAGGAGAACTTTATCAAAGAAGCAACAGGATAAAGTTAAATTCAAAACCGGGCATTTACTTTTTAAATACATCAAACGAAAATAAATGGCTGAGTCAGTCATTCATTATACAATAGCAAACATTAAAGGTCATGCGGATTAAAACAACATTAATCACACTTTTTGCATTAATAAATCTGCAAGCCCATGCTGCACAGATTCTAATTCCAATGGATGATACGCAAGCAAATCATTTAAAAGCTTACGGCATTGCCTACTGGGTTCTTCAAAGTGGTGTAGAAATTAACTGGATGTTGAATTACAAAGGCGGTAGTTTTATGTTTATTCAGAATCCGAAATTTGAAAGTGAATTGAAATTGCGTGGTGTCAGTTACAATGTTATTTCAGAAGGTCAGGCCAATCAGATAGTTTCTGAGATATTAGATCCACAAGTCAATGAAGATGTAGTTAAATTAGAAAAAGTACCTAAAATTTGTGTTTATTCTCCTAAAGATAAGCGCCCTTGGGATGATGCAGTTACTCTTGCATTGACTTATGCAGAAATTCCTTATGACATTATTTACGATGAAGAAATTGTTCAAGGTAAATTAGCACTGTATGATTGGATGCACTTGCATCATGAGGATTTTACAGGACAGTATGGCAAATTCTATAATATGTATAGAAATGCAACCTGGTATCAGGAGCAGCAAAGAAGCATGGAAAGTATGGCTAAGCAACTTGGATTCGCAAAAGTGTCGCAAATGAAACTTGCCGTAGCAAAAAGAATAAAAGAGTTTGTTGCAGGTGGCGGCTTCTTATTTACTATGTGTTCCGGTACTGACACGTATGACATTGCACTCTCTGCTGAAGGCTTGGATATTTGTGAAAGTATGTATGATGGTGATGGCACTACACCTAGTTATAATGATCATTTGGACTTTTCAAAAACATTTGCATTTAGAAATTATACTTTAAGTGTTAATCCACTTGAATATCGTTTTTCAAATATTGATGTCACAACAACAAGAAGAGTACCTCGTGATGAAGATGTGTTTACATTATTTGATTTTTCAGCTAAGTGGGATCCTGTGCCTACCATGCTTTGTCAGAATCATATGCAGGTAATTAAAGGTTTTATGGGTCAGACCACAGCATTCAACAAAAATTATATCAAGCCTGATGTTATCATCATGGGTGAAAATAAAGCAGCTAATGAAGCTAAATACATACATGGTGATTTTGGCAAGGGAACATGGACATTTTACGGAGGTCACGACCCGGAAGACTATCAGCACATGGTTGGCGACCCACCAACAGACCTTAATTTACATCCTAATAGTCCGGGCTACCGACTGATTTTAAACAATGTTCTGTTTCCTGCTGCCAAGAAGAAAAAACAAAAAACCTAAAACGATTTAAGGAAGTTATTTAAGTGTTGATTAAATGCGTCCTTATTTTCAAGATGAGCCAGGTGACCGGAATTTGCAATTACATGTAAAACACTTCCCGGAATTTGTTGTTGCATATATTCAGATTTTTCCGGAGGAGTAAGTATATCATGTTCGCCACATAGTACCATTGCCGGAATTTTAATTGCAGAAAGTATGCTGCACGTTTCTTCTCTTTCTGCCATTGCTTCCAATGTTTGTATCAATACTTCATCGGTGGCCTTCAACATAAGGTCTAATGTTATTTTTATTATTTCGCCATTCTGCTGAAATGTTACTGGCGAAAACAAAATCTTACACATATCTTCGAGATACTTTTGTTTTCCGCCATTTCGAATTAAGGCAATATTTTCATAGCGTTTTGCCCTTGCCTGGGCGTTGTCTGCATAGCATTGCGTATCATACAAAATAAGCCCTTTGATTCTTTCTGAATATCGCTTTACTAAATTCAGTGCAATATATCCACCCATGGACAAACCACAGACAATAACTTTATTTACTTGTATAGAATTCAACAAAAAAATTAAATCGTCAGCAAATAAATCAATAGAAAACTTTTCTGTTCCTTTTGAACTGCTTCCATAACCCCGAACATCATAGGTAATGATGCGCGCCTGTTCAGACAAAGCTATTACCTGCTCTTTCCAGATGGACTGGTCAAATGGATATCCATGAATAAACACCAATACTTCATTACCTGATGATGTATCAGAATAATTCAAAACCTCACCATCAGGTTTTATCAATGCCTTTGAATACACCATGCTAACTGGTTGCTTTCTTGTAATCATCCGGAAAAATTAATTCACTCAGTATCCTTATAAATTTTTGCTAACTTATCTTTATAGTTTTCCAGAATAATTTTTCTACGTAAGCTAAGCTTTGGTGTCATCTCATTGCGTTCTATACTGAATTCGTGGTCCAGCAACTCAAAACGTTTAATCGTTTCATAATGTCCCAGTGTTCTATTCACTACTTCCACTTCTTCGGCAATACGTTTTTTTATTACACTGCTGGCGGCTATCTCTACATTGGAGTTTACAGCAATATTTTTCTTTGTAGCCCAGTCTCTAATAAATGCAAAATTCGGAACAATAAAAGCTGAAGCGAACTTTTGATTTTCACCTATCACCATTGCCTGCTCAATAAACCGTGATTCCTTCAGTTTATTTTCTATCATCTGAGGCACAATATATTTTCCTCCTGATGTTTTAAAGATTTCTTTCTTACGGTCAGTTATTTTTAAAAACTTTCCATTTTCAAAAACACCAATGTCACCAGTATGGAACCAACCTTCAGCGTCTATAACCTCTGCTGTTAAATCAGCACTGTTATAATAACCAAGCATCACATTAGGGCCTTTACATAAAATTTCACCGTCAGAATCAATTTTCACTTCAACATTTTCGAGTACCGTTCCAACAGTGCCGAATTTAATACTATCGGGTTGAAAATTATTCACTGCTATTACGGGGCTGGTTTCTGTAAGCCCATATCCCTCAAGAACAGGTATTTTTGCTGCGTGAAACACCCGTGCCAGGCGTGGTTGCAATGCAGCACCACCCGATGCAATTGCCTGTATATTGCCACCTAATGCCTCACGCCATTTACTGAAAATTAGTTTGTTGGCTAAACGCAGCTGAAACTCATACCACCAACCATTAACACCTTTCAATTCATATCGTAAGCCCAGATTCAAAGCCCAGAAAAATAAAGCTTTTTTTATTCCTTTCAGCTCAGCACCTTTTGAGACTATTTTATCATAAACTTTCTCAAGCAAGCGCGGTACTGTTACAAAAATCTGAGGTTTAATTTCTTTTAAATTATCTGCTATAGTGTCTAAACTTTCAGCATAGTAAATTGAAACACCAAAATAAACATAGAGATAGGAAAGCATTCTTTCATATACATGGTTCAGTGGCAAAAAACTTAACGCTCTCCACGACTCATGAAACGGGCACAATACATCACAAAATTTAAAATTACTTACAAGATTATTATGCGACAACATTACACCCTTTGGATTCCCTGTGGTTCCAGATGTGTAAATAATGGTTGCCAAATCATCAGGTTTTATGCTATCTCTAATCTGATTAACCTCTTCTATTTTTGGATGTTGACGACCAAGATCAAGTAATTCACTCCAATGTGGCAGATCCTGATAACGATCAAATAAAAATATCTTTTCAAGAGCAGGAAGATCACTCTTTATTTGCTGAACTTTATTATATAATCCGGCATTGGAAACAAACAAATAACGCACGGATGACTGGTTGAGTGTAAACTTTAAATCATTCTCGCTTATGGTAGGATAAAGTGGAACATCAGTTACAGCAATTTGTAAGCAAGCATGATCAACAAAATTCCATTCCGGTCTGTTGTTGGCTATAATACCTATTTTATCACCCGGTTTAATTCCTGAATGCAGCAATCCATAACTGAGATTATTAACTATTTCAATTATTTCGGCTGTTGCATATTTTTTCCATACACCATCCTGCTTTCCTGCCAAAGCATCTGCCTTAGGAAAGCGTGAAAGCTGATATGGGAACAAATCTATAAGTCGTGTTACTTCCATACTTCAATTAGCTTTATTGTACTGCATAAAAATATAAAAAGTATTTAAATGTTTTTTATTATTGCAATATGAACAATATTGATTTATTAAACAACTCAAAGCCCTTGTTGATTTTTGATGGCAGTTGTGCTTTTTGCAGATCATGCATACGGTTCATTAAAAAACATGATGCTAAGCTTCAATTTAACTTTGCTGACAATAAACAGATTGACACGAAAGTTATTTTAACTC
This portion of the Bacteroidia bacterium genome encodes:
- a CDS encoding M1 family aminopeptidase; this encodes MRTLLFLFIVSPFLCFSQDDGHVHCKHILADNSKLNSLNNISTTGSDFDVKYNRFNWTINPDSVYISGNVFTLFEVKAPLSKLEFDFSSALTIDSIQYQSTLLPYTSNNDIITILLPGIISTGQLDSVEIFYHGVPPTSGFGSFNQSTHNGVPVLWTLSEPFGASDWWPCKNSLTDKVDSIDVFVTADTAYKVASNGKLISEITTGNQKTTHWKSNYPTASYLIAIAVTNYTIYSDYVPMAGGDSLQVLNYVYPENLSSAQLQTPDIIPIIHLYDSLTIPYPFSNEKYGHAQFNWGGGMEHQTMSFMVNFSQDLMAHECAHQWFGDLVTCASWEDIWLNEGFATYFEGLTKERYYPSLWYNWKRQKINNITSQPDGSVFCTDTNDVSRIFNGRLTYNKGSYLLHMLRWQLGDSIFFNALTDYLNDPLLKYGFAKTPDLIGHLQNTSGQNLSTFFNQWYYNQGYPSYHITWNQNNPAVWLKIDQTTSHPSVSFFEMPVPVRFYGNGIDTLLVFNHTFSGQQFTAAIPWQVDSVVFDPDLWILSANNLVTTGIEAKDEGNEKLQIFPNPARDFVNVLCKVNCKYTITDARGKIISKGELYQRSNRIKLNSKPGIYFLNTSNENKWLSQSFIIQ
- a CDS encoding asparagine synthetase B: MRIKTTLITLFALINLQAHAAQILIPMDDTQANHLKAYGIAYWVLQSGVEINWMLNYKGGSFMFIQNPKFESELKLRGVSYNVISEGQANQIVSEILDPQVNEDVVKLEKVPKICVYSPKDKRPWDDAVTLALTYAEIPYDIIYDEEIVQGKLALYDWMHLHHEDFTGQYGKFYNMYRNATWYQEQQRSMESMAKQLGFAKVSQMKLAVAKRIKEFVAGGGFLFTMCSGTDTYDIALSAEGLDICESMYDGDGTTPSYNDHLDFSKTFAFRNYTLSVNPLEYRFSNIDVTTTRRVPRDEDVFTLFDFSAKWDPVPTMLCQNHMQVIKGFMGQTTAFNKNYIKPDVIIMGENKAANEAKYIHGDFGKGTWTFYGGHDPEDYQHMVGDPPTDLNLHPNSPGYRLILNNVLFPAAKKKKQKT
- a CDS encoding alpha/beta hydrolase is translated as MITRKQPVSMVYSKALIKPDGEVLNYSDTSSGNEVLVFIHGYPFDQSIWKEQVIALSEQARIITYDVRGYGSSSKGTEKFSIDLFADDLIFLLNSIQVNKVIVCGLSMGGYIALNLVKRYSERIKGLILYDTQCYADNAQARAKRYENIALIRNGGKQKYLEDMCKILFSPVTFQQNGEIIKITLDLMLKATDEVLIQTLEAMAEREETCSILSAIKIPAMVLCGEHDILTPPEKSEYMQQQIPGSVLHVIANSGHLAHLENKDAFNQHLNNFLKSF
- a CDS encoding long-chain fatty acid--CoA ligase, which codes for MEVTRLIDLFPYQLSRFPKADALAGKQDGVWKKYATAEIIEIVNNLSYGLLHSGIKPGDKIGIIANNRPEWNFVDHACLQIAVTDVPLYPTISENDLKFTLNQSSVRYLFVSNAGLYNKVQQIKSDLPALEKIFLFDRYQDLPHWSELLDLGRQHPKIEEVNQIRDSIKPDDLATIIYTSGTTGNPKGVMLSHNNLVSNFKFCDVLCPFHESWRALSFLPLNHVYERMLSYLYVYFGVSIYYAESLDTIADNLKEIKPQIFVTVPRLLEKVYDKIVSKGAELKGIKKALFFWALNLGLRYELKGVNGWWYEFQLRLANKLIFSKWREALGGNIQAIASGGAALQPRLARVFHAAKIPVLEGYGLTETSPVIAVNNFQPDSIKFGTVGTVLENVEVKIDSDGEILCKGPNVMLGYYNSADLTAEVIDAEGWFHTGDIGVFENGKFLKITDRKKEIFKTSGGKYIVPQMIENKLKESRFIEQAMVIGENQKFASAFIVPNFAFIRDWATKKNIAVNSNVEIAASSVIKKRIAEEVEVVNRTLGHYETIKRFELLDHEFSIERNEMTPKLSLRRKIILENYKDKLAKIYKDTE